The following proteins come from a genomic window of Populus nigra chromosome 6, ddPopNigr1.1, whole genome shotgun sequence:
- the LOC133696524 gene encoding SEC12-like protein 1, with protein MQETVTCGSWIRRPENLNLVVLGKSSKKRESASRSMLEIFSFDPQTASLSNSPQVTYVFEETEGEPVTIAVHPSGDDFVCSTSKGGCKLLELSGQETNLKLLVKELPPLQDVGPQNCMAFSVDGSKFATGGVDGRVRILKWPSLRIILDEAKAHNSVRDMDFSLDSEFLASISTDGSARIWKAEDGSAVATLTRNSDEKIELCRFSKDGTKPFLFCAVQKGDKAVTSVYDISTWKKIGYKRLLRKPAAIMSISLDGKYLALGSKDGDVCVAEVKTMEVSHLSRRLHLGTCITSLEFCPSQRVVLTTSNEWGAVVTKLNVPADWKEWQIYLVLVGLFLASAVAFYIFFQNSDSFWKFPLGRDQPGRPKFEILDPQYSEDAFGPLDM; from the exons ATGCAGGAAACTGTAACATGCGGATCATGGATCCGGAGACCTGAGAACTTGAATCTTGTTGTGCTTGGCAAGTCATCGAAGAAGAGAGAGTCTGCTTCTCGGTCTATGCTTGAGATCTTCTCTTTTGATCCCCAAACAGCTTCACTCTCAAACTCTCCTCAG GTAACTTATGTGTTTGAAGAGACAGAAGGTGAACCAGTGACAATTGCAGTGCATCCAAGTGGAGATGATTTTGTGTGTTCTACAAGTAAAGGTGGATGCAA ATTACTTGAGTTGTCTGGTcaagaaacaaatttaaagttgTTAGTCAAAGAACTACCTCCTCTCCAAGATGTTGGTCCACAGAATTGCATGGCTTTTAGTGTTGATGGGTCTAAATTTGCCACTGGTGGGGTG GATGGGCGTGTAAGAATTTTGAAGTGGCCGAGTTTGCGCATCATTTTGGACGAAGCAAAAGCACACAATTCTGTCAGGGATATGGATTTTAG CCTGGATTCAGAGTTCCTAGCTTCAATATCTACTGATGGGTCAGCAAGAATATGGAAAGCAGAAGATGGTTCAGCTGTGGCTACTTTGACTCGCAACTCA gatgaaaagattgaattgtgCCGATTCTCCAAGGATGGGACgaaaccatttttattttgtgctGTGCAGAAAG GTGACAAAGCTGTCACTTCAGTTTATGATATAAGTACATGGAAAAAGATTGGGTATAAGAGGCTACTTAGAAAGCCTGCTGCCATAATGTCTATCAGCCTGGACGGGAAATATCTTGCTCT agGAAGCAAAGATGGAGATGTCTGTGTAGCAGAAGTAAAGACAATGGAGGTTTCCCACTTGAGTAGGAGGCTGCACCTGGGTACATGCATTACATCTCTGGAGTTCTGTCCCAGTCAAAG GGTTGTGCTTACTACTTCCAATGAATGGGGAGCAGTGGTAACTAAGTTGAATGTTCCTGCAGATTGGAAAG AGTGGCAGATTTATTTGGTTCTCGTAGGACTATTCCTGGCATCTGCTGTTgcattttacattttctttcaaaactcTGATTCATTTTGGAAATTTCCACTTGGAAGAGATCAGCCTGGAAGGCCGAAGTTTGAAATTTTGGATCCACAGTACTCTGAAGATGCATTTGGACCTCTAGATATGTGA
- the LOC133696522 gene encoding uncharacterized protein LOC133696522: MEIKQKKPVLLKKMATRGPRIQALWHLPWLVFLFSTTRVFCASPSKVPRLGVHGPYGARNHLGKVKVQSLAPSDHQEFRTFYYNQTLDHFNYRPESYKTFQHRYVVSFKHWRGPGTMSPIFVYLGEESSLNDDLGHIGILSDNAARFGALQVYIEHRFYGESIPFVSREEALKDANLRGYFSSAQTLADYAEVILHIKKKHSADSSPVIVFGGSYGGMLAAWFRLKYPHVALGALASSAPVLYFDNITPSNGYYTVVTKDFKESSESCYKTIKQSWFEIDKVAAKADGLSILQKKFNTCKPLEASTELKNLLDSLFSVAAQYDRPPRYPVDLVCKGIDSAPEGSDVLDRIFSGIVAYFGKKPCYNLDAFFSSETLEGWTWQTCSELVIPIGRGSNDTMFPAEPFDLKEYIEECKSAFGVPPRPHWITTYYGGHHFKEVLRRFGSNIIFSNGLRDPYSSGGVLENISDSILAVYTTKGAHCMDILPATIGDPDWVVLQRNIEIEIINGWILKYYQDLLENSS, from the exons AtggaaatcaaacaaaaaaaaccagtgCTCCTCAAAAAAATGGCCACCAGAGGTCCAAGAATCCAAGCTCTATGGCATCTTCCATggctggtttttcttttctctacaaCACGTGTGTTTTGCGCTTCACCATCAAAAGTACCAAGACTTGGGGTGCATGGACCTTATGGTGCAAGAAATCACCTTGGAAAAGTTAAGGTTCAGTCTTTGGCCCCGTCGGATCATCAGGAGTTTAGAACTTTTTATTACAATCAGACACTTGATCACTTCAATTACAGGCCTGAAAGTTATAAGACTTTTCAGCATAGATATGTAGTGAGCTTCAAGCATTGGAGGGGTCCCGGAACAATGTCTCCAATATTTGTCTATCTGGGTGAGGAATCTTCTTTGAATGACGATCTTGGTCATATTGGAATCCTCTCTGATAATGCAGCTCGATTTGGTGCTTTACAAGTGTACATAGAG CATCGCTTCTACGGAGAATCAATCCCCTTTGTATCAAGAGAGGAAGCATTGAAAGATGCAAACCTCCGTGGTTACTTCAGCTCTGCTCAAACTTTAGCAGATTATGCAGAAGTAATCCTAcacattaagaaaaaacattcgGCCGACTCTTCCCCGGTTATAGTTTTTGGAGGATCATACGGAGGAA tgCTTGCTGCTTGGTTTCGCCTGAAATACCCTCACGTTGCGCTAGGGGCACTGGCCTCGTCTGCCCCAGttctttattttgataatatcaCCCCTTCAAACGGATACTATACAGTCGTGACAAAGGATTTCAAG GAATCGAGTGAGAGCTGCTACAAAACCATAAAACAGtcatggtttgaaattgataaaGTTGCTGCTAAAGCAGATGGTCTTTCTATCCTTCAAAAGAAGTTTAATACTTGCAA ACCATTGGAGGCTTCTACAGAGTTGAAAAACCTTTTGGACAGTTTGTTTTCAGTAGCAGCTCAATATGATAGACCTCCAAGATATCCAGTTGACCTTGTTTGCAAAGGAATTGATTCAGCACCAGAAGGAAGTGATGTACTTGACAGGATATTTTCTGGGATTGTTGCTTACTTCGGAAAAAAGCCTTGCTATAATCTAGATGCATTCTTTTCATCAGAAACACTGGAAGGCTGGACTTGGCAG ACATGTAGCGAACTTGTGATACCGATCGGCCGTGGTAGCAACGATACTATGTTTCCAGCAGAGCCATTTGATCTGAAGGAGTACATTGAAGAATGCAAAAGCGCATTTGGAGTCCCCCCTAGGCCTCATTGGATAACAACTTATTATGGCGGTCAT CATTTTAAAGAGGTTCTCAGGAGGTTCGGTAGCAACATTATCTTCTCCAATGGCCTCCGTGACCCTTATAGCAGTGGAGG GGTGCTGGAAAACATATCAGATAGCATATTGGCAGTGTATACAACTAAAG GTGCTCATTGCATGGACATACTGCCGGCCACAATTGGTGATCCTGATTGGGTAGTTTTGCAGagaaacatagaaatcgagatCATTAACGGATGGATCCTGAAGTACTATCAAGATCTGCTTGAAAATTCTTCATAG